The genomic interval CGTCGTACTCTCTAGACGACGGTGCGGGTCCGGGTGCGTGCGTTACGACGCTTGAGCGCCCGGCGCTCATCCTCACTCATACCACCCCACACGCCGGCATCCTGACCGGACTTCAGGGCCCAGGACAGGCAGTCGGCAGTGACGGGGCAGCGAGCGCAGACCAGCTTGGCATCGGCAATCTGCGCGAGCGCAGGACCACTGTTACCCACCGGGAAGAACAGCTCAGGGTCCTCGTCACGACAGATGGCCTTGTGGCGCCAGTCCATTCCTCTGCTCCTTTGCTGGGCGCCGCAAATGGCGCCATTTGATGGTTTGTGGATCGTTCATTTGTGCAACGGAGAAGTTTCCGCACGGTTGCTTGTGAATGCTTTCACGAACACCGTAGATGTCAATAGGTATCCGGTGCACCGTGGGGAAGCTCACGCTCTCAAAGTTCCCAACGCGGGAACCTGCGGGCTCCTTTGTACTCGCTCTCCCCGGTTTTCGCAGCGCAACGTGATGTTTCACATCGCGTTTCTTCTTCAACGAGGCTGTGGGGCCACTACTTCGAGTACACCCGACACCGAGGTGAAGTCCACCACGTTGCGCTTGCCGATAAAGTCGCCATCGATTTGCAGGCCGATCGGCACCGGCGACTCGACTCGGACCGAGGGCACATCGTCTTGCCGAAACAAATTGCGCGACTTGGGATTTCCGTCAGTGGCGAGCAACTGCCGGGCGAGCAGCAGGGTCGGCAGGACATCCATCGACCGCATGGCAAACACGCCGAGACCCGCCTCGAAGGTGGTGCCCGGATTGGTGTGCACCGGGGTGTCGTTCAGGTAGGTCCACGGACTGGTGTTCGTTACGAACGCGTAATGAACCTCATCGACCGGCGCGTGTCCGGGAATCTGCACCCGGACGCTGGGCTCCTTGCCTTTGGCGCGGAAGAATTGCCGAACAGTTGTGCGAAGGTAGCGTGCCGGAGTGGCGGGATGGCCGTTGGCGCGGCTGGCGTCGATCGCCTCGCACACATCGGCGTCCAGCCCGACGCCCGCGCTGAAGGTGAACCAGCGATCGTCGGCCAGGCCCAGGCCGATCTTGCGGTCCCGGTTCACCGTGAGCAGGTCGATCAGCTGATTGGTCGCGGTCACCGGGTCGGGGGAGATACCCAGCGCGCGGGCGAAGACGTTCGCGGACCCGCCGGGAATGACACCCAGCCGGGGCCGCCAGACCTGATCGTCTTCGACCTGCGGCAGCGGCAGGAAACCGTTGATCGTCTCGTTCACCGTCCCATCGCCACCGTGCACGACGATCAGGTCCATTTCGTTGGTGGAAGCCCACTGCGCCAGCTCCGCCGCGTGGCCGCGATGCTGGGTGTGCGCAACGGTCAGCTGTGTGCGGCTCTCCAGCGCGTGTGCCAGCAGATCCCTAGTCTCCGGAGTGGTGGAAGTGGCATTCGGATTCACGATCAGCAGGGTCCGCACGGTCGGAAGCCTAGTTGGCGCGTCTCGTAGGCTTGGCGCGTGGTTGACAGCGACAGGAATGCGGCAAACGCGGGTGTGCCCGCGACGGTGCGCGGCGCGGGCGGACTGGTCGCGCTCGAGGGCGGTGTCGCGGTGACCGTGGCGATCGTGCTGGTGGTGCGCGGCCTGCTCGGGCACGACC from Nocardia goodfellowii carries:
- a CDS encoding diacylglycerol/lipid kinase family protein, which produces MRTLLIVNPNATSTTPETRDLLAHALESRTQLTVAHTQHRGHAAELAQWASTNEMDLIVVHGGDGTVNETINGFLPLPQVEDDQVWRPRLGVIPGGSANVFARALGISPDPVTATNQLIDLLTVNRDRKIGLGLADDRWFTFSAGVGLDADVCEAIDASRANGHPATPARYLRTTVRQFFRAKGKEPSVRVQIPGHAPVDEVHYAFVTNTSPWTYLNDTPVHTNPGTTFEAGLGVFAMRSMDVLPTLLLARQLLATDGNPKSRNLFRQDDVPSVRVESPVPIGLQIDGDFIGKRNVVDFTSVSGVLEVVAPQPR
- a CDS encoding WhiB family transcriptional regulator, encoding MDWRHKAICRDEDPELFFPVGNSGPALAQIADAKLVCARCPVTADCLSWALKSGQDAGVWGGMSEDERRALKRRNARTRTRTVV